One genomic window of Rhizomicrobium sp. includes the following:
- a CDS encoding PaaI family thioesterase, translated as MDIGKRILANQPFPTLMGVEIVSAEPDKVIARLQVRPDLCTAGHIMHGGAIMAFADALGAIGAVLNMPREANTTTIESKTNFIGAAKEGTTVTGESTPVHVGKRTSVWTTRIAREDGKLVAIVTQTQMILLP; from the coding sequence ATGGACATCGGCAAGCGGATCCTGGCGAACCAGCCCTTTCCGACGCTGATGGGCGTCGAGATCGTCAGCGCGGAACCGGACAAGGTCATCGCCCGCCTCCAGGTCAGGCCCGATCTCTGCACCGCCGGCCATATCATGCATGGCGGCGCGATCATGGCCTTCGCCGACGCGCTGGGTGCCATCGGGGCGGTGCTCAACATGCCGCGCGAGGCCAACACCACGACCATCGAGAGCAAGACGAATTTCATCGGCGCGGCGAAGGAGGGCACGACCGTCACCGGCGAGAGCACGCCGGTCCATGTCGGCAAGCGGACCTCGGTGTGGACCACCCGCATCGCGCGCGAGGACGGCAAGCTGGTCGCCATCGTGACGCAGACACAGATGATTTTGCTGCCCTAG
- a CDS encoding NAD-glutamate dehydrogenase, protein MSLAPSDDSAHVTRKNEADAAERLVSGAKLLGDPAELAFYKALFGQAAPDDVNRYAPPALAALARLVRKRALAHRPGGSNVDLFCARDEDKDYGENDTVLVAVNDDKPFLFDSLIADVTAGGGRLRAVFHPIVQQNCQAVSVIVLALEPILNEVRQAAILHSAHATFAQVGVAVRDWRAMTARLRESIDGLKANPPKVSKEEFDESIALLEWLGDNHFTFLGSRDYDFDPAGDGALVPVAHSGLGVLSDPDARVIRRGPDRAALTPQVRAFLVQPSPLIITKSNERSLVHRRVHMDYVGVKTFGADGRLTGERRFVGLFTSGAYSRRPSDIPLLRRKVANVLAHAGLPPASHDGKALAHILDTYPRDELFQISEEDLFAIAQGILRLGERPTVRVFLRFDRFDRFVSALVFVPRDRYDTHARERIHEILAKALNGRLSSATPTIDESVLARVHYIISRNEGARPPVSVQLLEEQIRGAVRTWDDGFAQAMETLHGETEGMRLTQERQAHFSPGYRGSFTPMEAVHDLDEIADLAKIEHGLKIKARVYRRHADAHDALRLKLYILGEVMPLSASLPIFENLGLKVIAEDSFPVTLKTGDGWTHEASVLDFLMERADQVTADLAAIKQPLEDAFHAIIAGQAENDGFNRLVLSAGLAWRDVTILRTVAKFLRQAGFAFSQDYVEQTLARNPDLAGLLVALFHAKHDPANAEDREGVAAAIAKRIDGALDDVQSLDDDRIVRRLRNVVDNVLRTNFYQRDEHGAPKPYIAVKLDSQNLDELPLPRPHVEIFVYAPDVEGVHLRFGKVARGGIRWSDRREDFRTEILGLVKAQQVKNAVIVPVGAKGGFYPKAMPANPTRDQSQAVGIAAYTVLINALLDVTDNLHTDGSVVPPADVVRHDGDDPYLVVAADKGTATFSDIANGIAEGRGFWLGDAFASGGSHGYDHKKMAITARGAWEAVKRHFRELDGRDIQAKPFTCVGVGDMSGDVFGNGMLLSKQTRLLAAFDHRHIFLDPDPDPDPQTSWTERKRLFDLPRSSWADYDKALISKGGGVFARTLKEIALTPEMKAVAGVTADKLSPGELIKALLKAEVDLLFFGGIGTFIKASTQGNLEAGDRANDAVRVNGGEVRAKVIGEGANLGVTQPGRIEYARAGGRINTDAIDNSAGVDTSDHEVNLKILLGGPQRRGELTPEARDALLGAMTDDVAAHVLKDNYDQTLALSVAQGRAVRDLDAHGRYMRDLERRGRLDRAVEFLPTDSELQKLENETKGLTRPELAVLLAYAKLDLDAEIVASDLPDDPAFAAVLAGYFPPAAVKRFPDALQQHRLRREIVSTSLANRLVNLAGPVFVARMTEMSGAPGAHVARAFVVAEGAFGLAALKARIDALDGKADAAVQTGMYTDIAEILRRLGLWFITNVPANADLASTVALYRAGVESLRGTFNTLVSPYEASDTEGQIKRLTDAGVPLDVAEDVAVLPLMSGAPEIAQLARNRALSLDLVAGAYFAMGAAVGIGRLRGLAARISATEHWDRLAIRRIVDDLFAGQRALTAEALEGAPAQGTRTDGSDAVKTWAQARGETLERAKSFLDALERSGDLSIAKLTLANSQIRELAER, encoded by the coding sequence ATGTCGCTCGCCCCATCCGACGATTCCGCTCACGTCACGCGCAAGAACGAGGCGGACGCGGCGGAGCGATTGGTGTCGGGCGCAAAGCTTCTGGGCGATCCGGCCGAACTCGCCTTCTATAAGGCGTTGTTCGGCCAGGCCGCGCCGGACGATGTGAACCGCTACGCGCCGCCGGCGCTGGCCGCGCTCGCCAGGCTGGTGCGCAAGCGCGCTTTGGCGCATCGGCCGGGCGGCAGCAACGTCGACCTGTTCTGCGCCCGCGACGAAGACAAGGATTATGGCGAGAACGACACGGTTCTCGTCGCGGTCAACGACGACAAGCCGTTCCTGTTCGATTCGCTGATCGCCGACGTGACGGCGGGCGGCGGCCGGCTGCGCGCCGTCTTCCATCCCATCGTGCAGCAGAACTGCCAGGCGGTGAGCGTCATCGTGCTGGCGCTGGAACCGATCCTGAACGAGGTGCGCCAGGCGGCGATCCTGCACAGCGCCCACGCGACCTTCGCCCAGGTTGGCGTCGCGGTCCGCGACTGGCGCGCGATGACGGCGCGGCTGCGCGAGTCGATCGACGGTCTGAAAGCCAATCCGCCCAAGGTCAGCAAGGAGGAATTCGACGAGAGCATCGCTCTGCTGGAATGGCTCGGCGACAACCATTTCACCTTCCTGGGCTCGCGCGACTACGATTTCGATCCGGCGGGCGACGGCGCGCTTGTGCCGGTGGCGCATAGCGGCCTGGGCGTGCTCAGCGATCCCGACGCCCGCGTCATCCGCCGCGGCCCCGACCGCGCCGCGCTGACGCCCCAGGTGCGCGCCTTCCTGGTTCAGCCCTCGCCGCTCATCATCACCAAGTCGAACGAGCGCAGCCTGGTGCATCGCCGCGTCCATATGGACTATGTCGGCGTGAAGACCTTCGGGGCGGACGGCAGGCTGACCGGCGAGCGCCGCTTCGTCGGCCTGTTCACCTCGGGCGCCTATAGCCGAAGGCCGAGCGACATTCCGCTCTTGCGCCGCAAGGTCGCCAATGTGCTGGCCCATGCCGGCCTGCCGCCGGCCAGCCATGACGGCAAGGCGCTGGCGCATATCCTCGATACCTATCCGCGCGACGAGCTGTTCCAGATCTCCGAAGAAGACCTGTTCGCGATCGCGCAAGGCATCCTGCGGCTCGGCGAGCGCCCGACGGTGCGGGTCTTCCTGCGCTTCGACCGGTTCGACCGCTTCGTCTCGGCGCTCGTCTTCGTGCCGCGCGACCGCTACGACACCCATGCGCGCGAGCGCATCCACGAGATCCTCGCCAAGGCGCTGAACGGCCGGCTCTCGTCCGCGACGCCGACGATCGACGAATCCGTGCTGGCGCGGGTGCATTACATCATCAGCCGCAATGAGGGCGCACGGCCGCCGGTCAGCGTGCAGCTTCTCGAAGAGCAGATTCGCGGCGCCGTGCGCACCTGGGACGACGGCTTCGCCCAGGCGATGGAGACCCTGCACGGCGAGACCGAGGGCATGCGGCTGACCCAGGAACGTCAGGCCCATTTCTCGCCCGGCTATCGCGGGTCGTTCACGCCGATGGAAGCGGTGCACGACCTGGACGAGATCGCGGACCTCGCGAAGATCGAGCATGGCCTGAAGATCAAGGCGCGGGTCTATCGCCGCCACGCCGACGCGCATGATGCGCTGAGGCTGAAGCTCTACATTCTGGGCGAGGTCATGCCGCTATCGGCCTCGCTGCCGATCTTCGAGAATCTCGGCCTCAAAGTGATCGCGGAGGATTCCTTCCCCGTCACGCTCAAGACCGGCGACGGCTGGACGCACGAGGCCAGCGTCCTCGACTTTCTCATGGAGCGCGCCGACCAGGTCACGGCCGATCTCGCCGCCATCAAGCAGCCGCTCGAAGATGCATTCCACGCCATCATTGCCGGCCAGGCGGAGAACGACGGCTTCAACCGCCTGGTGCTGAGCGCCGGCCTCGCCTGGCGCGACGTCACGATCCTGCGGACCGTGGCGAAGTTCCTGCGACAAGCCGGTTTCGCCTTCAGCCAGGACTATGTCGAGCAGACGCTGGCGCGCAATCCCGACCTCGCGGGTTTGCTGGTGGCGCTGTTCCACGCGAAGCACGACCCCGCCAATGCGGAGGACCGCGAAGGCGTCGCCGCGGCGATCGCCAAAAGGATCGACGGCGCGCTCGACGATGTGCAGAGCCTGGATGACGACCGCATCGTCCGCCGGCTGCGCAATGTCGTGGACAACGTGCTGCGCACGAATTTCTACCAGCGCGACGAACATGGCGCGCCCAAGCCCTATATCGCGGTCAAGCTCGACTCGCAGAATCTCGACGAGTTGCCGTTGCCCCGCCCACATGTCGAGATCTTCGTCTACGCCCCGGACGTCGAGGGCGTCCACTTGCGCTTCGGCAAGGTGGCGCGCGGCGGCATCCGCTGGTCCGACCGGCGCGAGGATTTCCGCACCGAGATTCTCGGGCTGGTGAAGGCGCAGCAGGTCAAGAACGCCGTCATCGTGCCGGTCGGCGCCAAGGGCGGGTTCTATCCCAAGGCCATGCCGGCCAATCCGACGCGCGACCAGAGCCAGGCCGTCGGCATCGCCGCCTATACCGTGCTGATCAATGCCCTGCTGGACGTCACCGACAATCTCCACACCGACGGCTCGGTGGTGCCGCCGGCGGATGTCGTGCGCCATGACGGCGACGATCCCTATCTCGTGGTCGCGGCCGACAAGGGCACCGCCACCTTCTCCGACATCGCCAACGGCATCGCGGAAGGCCGCGGCTTCTGGCTCGGCGATGCCTTCGCGAGCGGCGGCAGCCACGGCTACGACCACAAGAAGATGGCCATCACCGCGCGCGGCGCCTGGGAAGCGGTCAAGCGGCATTTCCGCGAACTCGACGGCCGCGATATCCAGGCCAAGCCGTTCACCTGCGTCGGCGTCGGCGACATGTCGGGCGATGTGTTCGGCAACGGCATGCTGCTGTCGAAACAGACCCGGCTGCTGGCGGCGTTCGACCACCGCCATATCTTCCTCGATCCCGATCCCGATCCCGATCCGCAGACGAGTTGGACCGAGCGCAAGCGGCTGTTCGACCTGCCGCGTTCGAGCTGGGCGGACTACGACAAGGCACTGATCTCCAAGGGCGGCGGCGTGTTCGCGCGCACGCTGAAGGAGATCGCGCTGACGCCGGAGATGAAAGCCGTCGCGGGCGTGACCGCGGACAAGCTGTCGCCGGGCGAACTGATCAAGGCGCTTCTCAAGGCCGAGGTCGACCTTCTGTTCTTCGGTGGCATCGGGACGTTCATCAAGGCGTCGACCCAGGGCAATCTCGAAGCCGGCGACCGCGCCAACGACGCGGTGCGCGTCAATGGCGGCGAGGTGCGCGCCAAGGTGATCGGCGAGGGCGCCAATCTGGGCGTCACCCAGCCGGGCCGCATCGAATATGCCCGCGCCGGCGGGCGCATCAACACCGACGCGATCGACAATTCGGCCGGCGTCGACACTTCCGACCATGAAGTCAATCTCAAGATCCTGCTCGGCGGGCCGCAGCGGCGCGGCGAGCTGACGCCGGAGGCCCGCGACGCGCTGCTGGGCGCGATGACCGACGATGTGGCGGCGCATGTGCTGAAGGACAATTACGACCAGACGCTGGCGCTCTCCGTCGCGCAGGGCCGCGCGGTGCGCGACCTCGACGCCCATGGCCGCTACATGCGCGACCTGGAGCGCCGCGGGCGCCTCGACCGCGCGGTGGAATTCCTGCCCACCGACAGCGAACTGCAGAAGCTCGAGAACGAGACCAAGGGGCTGACGCGGCCCGAACTCGCCGTGCTGCTCGCCTATGCCAAGCTCGACCTCGACGCCGAGATCGTGGCGAGCGACCTGCCCGACGATCCGGCCTTCGCCGCCGTGCTCGCGGGCTATTTCCCGCCGGCCGCGGTGAAGCGCTTCCCGGACGCGCTCCAACAGCATCGCCTGCGCCGCGAGATCGTCTCGACCTCGCTCGCCAACCGCCTCGTCAATCTGGCCGGCCCGGTTTTCGTCGCGCGCATGACGGAGATGTCGGGCGCGCCGGGCGCCCATGTCGCGCGCGCCTTCGTGGTCGCGGAAGGCGCCTTCGGCCTTGCCGCGCTCAAGGCCCGCATCGACGCGCTGGACGGCAAGGCCGACGCGGCGGTGCAGACCGGCATGTACACCGATATCGCGGAGATCCTGCGCCGGCTGGGCCTGTGGTTCATCACCAATGTGCCGGCCAATGCCGATCTTGCCTCGACCGTCGCGCTCTACCGCGCCGGCGTGGAGAGCCTGCGCGGCACCTTCAACACCCTCGTCTCGCCCTATGAGGCGAGCGACACGGAAGGCCAGATCAAGCGCCTCACCGACGCCGGCGTGCCGCTCGACGTGGCGGAGGACGTGGCCGTGCTGCCGCTGATGAGCGGCGCGCCGGAGATCGCGCAGCTCGCGCGCAACCGCGCGCTCAGCCTCGACCTCGTCGCCGGCGCCTATTTCGCGATGGGTGCGGCGGTGGGCATCGGCCGGCTGCGCGGCCTGGCGGCGCGCATCTCGGCGACCGAGCACTGGGACCGCCTCGCGATACGCCGCATCGTCGACGACCTCTTTGCCGGCCAGCGCGCGCTCACCGCCGAGGCGCTCGAAGGCGCGCCGGCGCAAGGCACGCGCACCGACGGATCGGACGCGGTGAAGACCTGGGCGCAGGCGCGTGGCGAAACGCTGGAACGCGCCAAGAGCTTCCTCGATGCGCTGGAACGCAGCGGCGATCTCTCCATCGCCAAGCTGACATTGGCCAACAGCCAGATCCGCGAACTGGCGGAGCGCTGA
- a CDS encoding choline dehydrogenase — translation MKAYDYVIIGAGSAGCVLANRLSADPTVEVLLIEAGGRDKSMMIHMPAGIPALLGKPNPFNWYYQTEGQQHLNGRSLYWPRGRGWGGSSSINGMIYIRGHARDYDSWRQLGLEGWSFADVLPYFKRSECNENGGDNFHGQEGPLKVSNGRSTNPLFRAFVQAGVEAGFKQTPDFNGYQQEGFGPYQLTIHEGARWSAAKAYLTPILGRKNLTIESNAHVSRILFDGKRVTGVEFIQNKQPVRVTVTRECLLSGGAVNSPQTLLLSGIGDPAILNRFDIPVVADLKGVGKNLQDHLDASIQYESSQPITLYSQANPINALKTGLTYMLFKKGLATGQGLESGAFLKSRPDLEHPDLQYHFIAALMTDHTRKKADRHGFMAHVCQLRPQSRGYISIKSSDPLAAPIIQPNYLEAEEDRRAMREGTKIARDIFAQEAFDPYRGPELWPGAHVRTDEQIDAWIRKTAETIYHPVGSAKMGKDSESVVDAELKVYGIEGLRVVDASVMPTLVSGNTNAPTIMIAEKAADMILGRPPLAPMTVNVAEDRAAAAE, via the coding sequence ATGAAAGCCTATGACTACGTCATCATCGGCGCCGGCAGCGCGGGCTGCGTGCTGGCCAACCGGCTGTCGGCCGATCCCACCGTCGAGGTGCTGCTGATCGAGGCGGGCGGGCGCGACAAGTCGATGATGATCCACATGCCGGCCGGCATCCCGGCCCTGCTCGGCAAGCCCAATCCGTTCAACTGGTACTACCAGACCGAGGGCCAGCAGCATCTGAACGGCCGCAGCCTGTACTGGCCGCGCGGCAGGGGCTGGGGCGGCTCGTCGTCCATCAACGGCATGATCTATATCCGCGGCCATGCCCGCGATTACGATTCCTGGCGCCAGCTCGGCCTTGAAGGCTGGTCCTTCGCCGACGTGCTACCTTACTTCAAGCGCTCCGAGTGCAACGAGAACGGCGGCGACAATTTCCACGGCCAGGAAGGGCCGCTGAAGGTTTCGAACGGCCGCTCGACCAATCCCTTGTTCCGCGCCTTCGTGCAGGCCGGCGTCGAGGCCGGCTTCAAGCAGACGCCGGATTTCAACGGCTATCAGCAGGAGGGCTTCGGCCCCTACCAGCTCACCATCCACGAAGGCGCGCGCTGGAGCGCGGCCAAGGCCTATCTGACGCCGATCCTCGGCCGCAAGAATCTCACCATCGAGAGCAACGCGCATGTCAGCCGCATCCTGTTCGACGGCAAGCGCGTCACCGGCGTAGAATTCATCCAGAACAAGCAGCCCGTCCGCGTGACGGTCACCCGCGAATGCCTGCTGTCGGGCGGCGCGGTGAACTCGCCGCAGACCCTGCTGCTGTCGGGCATCGGCGATCCGGCGATCCTCAATCGCTTCGACATCCCCGTCGTCGCCGACCTCAAGGGCGTCGGCAAGAATTTGCAGGACCATCTCGACGCCTCGATCCAGTATGAATCGAGCCAGCCGATCACGCTCTACAGCCAGGCCAATCCGATCAACGCGCTGAAGACCGGCCTCACCTACATGCTGTTCAAGAAGGGGCTTGCGACCGGCCAGGGCCTGGAAAGCGGCGCCTTCCTGAAGAGCCGGCCGGACCTCGAACATCCCGACCTGCAATACCATTTCATCGCCGCGCTGATGACGGACCACACCCGCAAGAAGGCCGACCGCCACGGCTTCATGGCGCATGTCTGCCAGCTTCGCCCGCAGAGCCGAGGCTATATCTCGATCAAATCGTCCGATCCGCTGGCCGCGCCGATCATCCAGCCGAACTATCTGGAGGCCGAGGAAGACCGCCGCGCCATGCGCGAGGGCACCAAGATCGCGCGCGACATCTTCGCCCAGGAGGCGTTCGATCCCTATCGCGGCCCCGAATTGTGGCCGGGTGCCCATGTCCGCACCGATGAGCAGATCGACGCCTGGATCCGCAAGACCGCCGAGACGATCTACCACCCGGTGGGCAGTGCCAAGATGGGCAAGGACAGCGAAAGCGTGGTCGACGCCGAGCTCAAGGTCTACGGCATCGAGGGCCTGCGCGTGGTCGACGCCTCGGTCATGCCGACCCTGGTCAGCGGCAACACCAATGCGCCGACCATCATGATCGCGGAAAAGGCCGCCGACATGATCCTGGGCCGCCCGCCCTTGGCGCCGATGACGGTAAACGTTGCCGAAGACCGCGCCGCCGCCGCGGAATAA
- a CDS encoding PilZ domain-containing protein, which produces MKRTEDPVVAKARAERRRFRRVQVDLPGRLFIPENGHEAPCKVVDLSPGGASIECDYVPEVGAHIVLYIDGFGRFEGAVARRDGFGFGMRFNATQLKREKIAEQLTLFLNKSLIDDTVVRVHDRTPTKGVTQFIRADGTTMKCEVIDLSPTGVSVRTAIRPQIGEFVLIGQLAGRVARHHADGIGIQFVGLTADKPTTDQLHASIALPR; this is translated from the coding sequence TTGAAAAGGACCGAGGATCCCGTCGTCGCCAAGGCGCGCGCCGAGCGTCGCCGTTTCCGGCGCGTGCAGGTCGATCTGCCGGGCCGCCTGTTCATTCCGGAGAACGGCCACGAGGCGCCGTGCAAGGTGGTCGACCTGTCGCCGGGCGGCGCTTCGATCGAATGCGACTACGTTCCCGAGGTCGGCGCCCATATCGTGCTCTATATCGACGGCTTCGGCCGCTTCGAGGGCGCCGTGGCGCGCCGCGACGGCTTCGGCTTCGGCATGCGGTTCAACGCAACCCAGCTCAAGCGCGAGAAGATCGCCGAGCAGCTTACCCTGTTCCTCAACAAGTCGCTGATCGACGACACGGTGGTGCGGGTGCACGACCGCACCCCGACCAAGGGCGTCACGCAGTTCATCCGCGCCGACGGCACGACCATGAAGTGCGAGGTGATCGACCTGTCGCCGACCGGCGTTTCGGTCAGGACCGCGATCCGCCCGCAGATCGGCGAGTTCGTGCTGATCGGCCAGCTCGCGGGCCGCGTCGCGCGGCATCATGCCGACGGCATCGGCATCCAGTTCGTCGGCCTGACGGCGGACAAGCCGACCACCGACCAGCTCCACGCCTCCATCGCGCTGCCGCGCTAG
- a CDS encoding OmpA family protein, with the protein MQHKHRFFSRFATGLALFLTGLALAGCVSTSALDQLAGTTPTGSAFTQQLFRNYSYLANSFGGGGSPDSDGVVSVFGGGDTDTLAEAFATKALIAARGSEPEPEPSIDGDSATARARLVHALAEGKDRFPADAARAQTDFDCWMLNSAVESQAGAAAQCRASFDRSIARLENDRRPVAATPEPAPVAPSSDYTVYFDFDSWSLSGEQLGVLQKAIATARAGGQSHITVVGHTDTSGSAAYNQALSVKRANVVTETLVDMGARREAIQISGVGEADLAVPTADGVREPKNRRTVVTLLP; encoded by the coding sequence ATGCAGCATAAGCACCGATTCTTTAGCAGGTTCGCCACCGGCCTGGCGCTTTTCCTGACCGGTTTGGCGCTGGCGGGCTGCGTCAGCACCTCCGCGCTCGACCAGCTCGCGGGCACCACGCCGACCGGCTCGGCCTTCACCCAGCAATTGTTCCGGAACTATTCCTACCTCGCGAATTCCTTCGGGGGCGGCGGAAGCCCCGACAGCGATGGCGTCGTTTCGGTCTTCGGCGGCGGCGACACCGACACGCTCGCCGAGGCTTTCGCGACCAAGGCGCTGATCGCCGCGCGCGGCAGCGAGCCGGAGCCCGAGCCCAGCATCGACGGCGATTCGGCCACGGCGCGCGCGCGGCTGGTCCATGCGCTCGCCGAAGGCAAGGACCGCTTCCCCGCCGATGCGGCGCGGGCGCAGACCGATTTCGACTGCTGGATGCTGAACAGCGCGGTCGAATCCCAGGCCGGGGCGGCCGCCCAGTGCAGGGCCTCGTTCGACCGTTCCATCGCCAGGCTCGAAAACGACCGCCGGCCGGTTGCCGCAACGCCCGAGCCGGCGCCCGTCGCACCGTCCTCGGACTACACCGTCTATTTCGACTTCGATTCCTGGTCGCTGTCGGGCGAACAGCTTGGCGTGCTGCAGAAGGCCATCGCCACGGCGCGCGCCGGCGGCCAGTCACATATCACCGTGGTCGGCCACACCGACACGTCGGGATCGGCGGCCTACAACCAGGCCCTCTCGGTGAAGCGCGCCAATGTCGTGACCGAGACTCTGGTCGATATGGGGGCGCGGCGCGAGGCGATCCAGATATCCGGTGTCGGCGAGGCCGACCTCGCGGTCCCGACCGCCGACGGCGTGCGCGAACCCAAGAACCGCCGCACCGTGGTGACGCTGCTGCCGTGA
- a CDS encoding SDR family NAD(P)-dependent oxidoreductase, translating to MELNSSIAAVVTGGASGLGEATARALRAKGVKVALLDMNKAKGEALAAEIGAVFCEANVTSEESVLAAFEKARAANGQERILVNCAGTGNAIKTASRDKKTGETRRFPTDAFNFIIQINLVGTFRCIAIAAQGMLSLDPLPGGERGAIVNTASVAAQDGQIGQAAYTASKAGINGVTLVVARDLAQEGIRCNTIMPGLFNTPLLGAAPEQVKAALGAQVPFPPRLGNPPEYASLALEMLSNPYFNGECVRLDGAIRMAPR from the coding sequence ATGGAACTGAATTCATCGATTGCGGCGGTCGTCACCGGCGGCGCCTCGGGTCTGGGCGAAGCCACGGCGCGGGCGCTGCGCGCCAAGGGCGTCAAGGTTGCGCTGCTCGACATGAACAAGGCCAAGGGCGAGGCGCTGGCGGCGGAGATCGGCGCGGTGTTCTGCGAGGCCAACGTCACCAGCGAAGAGAGCGTGCTCGCCGCCTTCGAGAAGGCGCGCGCCGCCAACGGGCAGGAGCGCATCCTGGTCAACTGCGCCGGCACCGGCAACGCGATCAAGACCGCCAGCCGCGACAAGAAGACGGGCGAGACGCGCCGCTTCCCGACCGACGCCTTCAACTTCATCATCCAGATCAACCTGGTCGGAACCTTCCGCTGCATCGCCATCGCGGCGCAGGGCATGCTGTCGCTCGATCCGCTGCCGGGCGGCGAGCGCGGCGCGATCGTCAACACCGCTTCGGTAGCGGCGCAGGACGGCCAGATCGGCCAGGCCGCCTACACGGCGTCCAAGGCGGGCATCAACGGCGTGACGCTGGTGGTGGCGCGCGACCTGGCGCAGGAAGGCATCCGCTGCAACACGATCATGCCGGGCCTGTTCAACACGCCGTTGCTCGGCGCGGCGCCGGAGCAGGTCAAGGCCGCGCTCGGCGCACAAGTTCCGTTCCCGCCCCGGCTGGGCAATCCGCCGGAATATGCCTCGCTGGCGCTCGAAATGCTGTCGAACCCCTATTTCAATGGCGAATGCGTCCGTCTCGACGGCGCAATCCGCATGGCACCGCGGTAG
- a CDS encoding YkvA family protein: MTSDTPNVQLPVPMKGDEKIVDRDFWNKLLRVAGRIPFAEDAAAAYFCAVDPTTPARVKAILFAALAYFVMPFDLIPDFVAGIGFTDDAAVIAMALSVVAGNIKEQHRARARAALHIGEPPAA, from the coding sequence ATGACCAGCGATACGCCCAACGTCCAGCTTCCCGTGCCGATGAAGGGCGACGAGAAGATCGTCGACCGCGACTTCTGGAACAAGCTGCTGCGCGTGGCCGGCCGCATTCCCTTCGCGGAGGATGCCGCAGCGGCCTATTTTTGCGCCGTCGACCCCACCACGCCGGCGCGGGTGAAAGCGATCCTGTTCGCCGCTCTCGCCTATTTCGTCATGCCGTTCGACCTAATCCCGGATTTCGTCGCCGGCATCGGCTTCACCGACGACGCTGCCGTGATCGCCATGGCGCTGAGCGTCGTGGCCGGCAACATCAAGGAACAGCATCGCGCCCGGGCCCGCGCCGCGCTGCACATCGGAGAGCCGCCCGCCGCCTGA
- a CDS encoding 3'-5' exonuclease — protein sequence MAVIYDLEFTAWEGSMRHRWLRPGEFKEVVQIGAVKVDPLSLAVRDTFSVFVRPRINPRLSPYLERLTGITTQILREQGRDFADAYEAFLDFAGGAVCAAFGRDEVVFEENRRLYGLGAPARTPEFRDLHPWFRANGIDTCGLHSCDIGPSLGVPFEGQPHNALADSLSVAAGMKVLVARGARSLFADRAVAAKTAA from the coding sequence ATGGCCGTCATCTACGACCTTGAATTCACGGCCTGGGAAGGCTCGATGCGGCATCGCTGGCTTCGGCCCGGCGAGTTCAAGGAGGTCGTGCAGATCGGCGCGGTCAAGGTCGATCCGCTGAGCCTTGCGGTGCGCGACACCTTCTCGGTCTTCGTCCGTCCACGGATAAATCCGCGGCTCTCGCCCTATCTGGAAAGGCTGACCGGCATCACGACGCAGATCCTGCGCGAGCAGGGCCGCGATTTCGCCGATGCCTATGAGGCTTTTCTCGATTTCGCCGGCGGCGCGGTATGCGCCGCCTTCGGCCGCGACGAGGTCGTGTTCGAGGAGAACCGGCGGCTTTACGGGCTCGGCGCGCCGGCCCGCACGCCCGAGTTCCGCGACCTGCACCCCTGGTTCCGTGCCAACGGCATCGACACCTGCGGCCTGCATTCCTGCGACATCGGCCCGAGCCTCGGCGTGCCCTTCGAAGGACAGCCGCACAACGCGCTGGCCGACAGCCTGTCGGTCGCGGCGGGCATGAAGGTCCTCGTCGCGCGCGGCGCGCGCAGCCTGTTTGCCGATCGCGCCGTCGCTGCTAAAACAGCGGCATGA
- a CDS encoding DUF427 domain-containing protein codes for MKIPGPDHPITIRPAEGRVVVRFAGETIADTRHALELRESTYPAVLYIPRGDADMAHFSPTAHTTHCPYKGNASYFDLAAGTAKAANAVWSYQQPYPAMAEIKDHLAFYPQHVSIERSA; via the coding sequence ATGAAGATTCCAGGTCCGGACCACCCGATCACGATACGGCCGGCCGAAGGCCGCGTCGTCGTGCGTTTCGCCGGCGAGACGATCGCCGATACCCGCCACGCGCTCGAACTGCGCGAATCCACCTATCCGGCGGTGCTCTACATTCCGCGCGGCGACGCGGACATGGCGCATTTCTCGCCCACCGCGCACACGACGCATTGTCCCTACAAGGGCAATGCCAGCTATTTCGACCTCGCGGCCGGCACCGCCAAGGCGGCCAATGCGGTGTGGAGCTACCAGCAGCCCTATCCGGCGATGGCCGAGATCAAGGACCATCTCGCCTTCTATCCCCAGCACGTGTCCATCGAGCGCAGTGCGTGA